A single window of Sphingobacteriales bacterium DNA harbors:
- a CDS encoding response regulator transcription factor has product MYSAIIIDDEEKARSLLKRLLEENCPQIEIVAQAEDVPSAVKLINQHQPHIVFSDIDMPKYNGFQLLEFVDKTNFELIYCTGHDEYALKAFEVSAIGYLLKPIQISSLIEVVDKAIRMIDSNSIHSQERFELLKENLHKSTFSKIALPVLDGFTFINVNDIVALEAEGSYTNLYLSDKSKIVISKKIKYFEQILENHKTFFRVHRSHIINTSYILQYIKTDGGSIVLQHNRTVPIARERKDEFLNLINNL; this is encoded by the coding sequence ATGTATAGTGCAATAATTATAGATGATGAAGAAAAAGCAAGAAGCTTACTAAAAAGATTGTTAGAGGAAAATTGTCCGCAAATAGAAATAGTAGCACAAGCAGAAGATGTGCCAAGTGCAGTAAAACTTATTAACCAACACCAACCACATATTGTTTTTTCAGATATTGATATGCCAAAATACAATGGGTTTCAGTTGTTGGAATTTGTAGATAAAACAAATTTTGAGTTAATATATTGCACAGGACATGATGAATATGCGCTAAAAGCATTTGAAGTATCTGCAATTGGATATTTATTAAAACCAATTCAAATTTCTAGTTTGATAGAAGTTGTAGATAAAGCAATAAGAATGATAGATTCAAACTCAATTCATTCGCAAGAAAGATTTGAATTACTAAAAGAAAATCTACACAAAAGTACATTTAGTAAAATTGCACTTCCAGTATTAGATGGTTTTACATTCATCAATGTTAATGATATTGTTGCTTTAGAAGCAGAAGGCTCGTATACTAATTTATATTTGAGTGATAAAAGTAAAATAGTAATCAGTAAAAAGATAAAATATTTTGAACAAATTTTAGAAAATCATAAAACATTTTTTAGAGTTCATCGTTCTCATATCATTAATACATCATACATTTTGCAATATATAAAAACCGATGGCGGCTCAATTGTACTTCAACACAACAGAACAGTACCTATTGCCAGAGAACGAAAAGATGAATTTCTGAATTTAATAAATAACTTATAA
- a CDS encoding acyl-CoA dehydrogenase family protein yields MNFQLTEEQIAIKEAARKFTQDVLKKEVIERDREMRHPTEELKQMGEMGFLGMMVSEQYGGGGMDTISYVLAMEEISKLDASASVAMSVNNSLVCWGLEKYGTEAQKQKYLVPLAKGEVLGAFALSEPEAGSDATSQRTIAEDKGDYYLLNGTKNWITNGGKASTYLVIAQTDVAKGHKGINVLIVEKGMPGFVIGAKEDKLGIRASDTHTLLFNDVKVPKENRIGEDGFGFKFAMKTLEGGRIGIAAQALGIAAGAYELALEYAKVRKAFGTEIINHQAVAFKLADMATEIEAARLLVYKAAWLKDTGQDYATASAMAKYFASEVAMKTAVEAVQIHGGYGYVKEYHVERLMRDAKITQIYEGTTEVQKIVISRAILSGR; encoded by the coding sequence ATGAATTTTCAATTAACAGAAGAGCAAATAGCTATCAAAGAAGCAGCAAGAAAATTTACACAAGATGTGTTAAAAAAAGAAGTAATTGAGCGTGATAGAGAAATGAGACATCCTACAGAAGAACTAAAGCAAATGGGCGAAATGGGCTTCTTAGGCATGATGGTAAGCGAACAATATGGTGGCGGCGGAATGGATACCATATCATATGTATTGGCAATGGAAGAAATTTCTAAATTAGATGCTTCTGCATCAGTAGCCATGTCTGTAAATAATTCATTAGTTTGTTGGGGATTAGAAAAATATGGTACAGAAGCACAAAAACAAAAATACTTAGTGCCTTTAGCAAAAGGAGAAGTATTAGGTGCATTTGCATTATCTGAGCCAGAAGCAGGAAGTGATGCTACATCACAAAGAACAATAGCTGAAGATAAAGGCGACTATTATTTACTAAATGGTACAAAAAACTGGATAACTAATGGTGGAAAAGCATCTACTTATTTAGTAATAGCACAAACGGATGTTGCCAAAGGACATAAAGGTATAAACGTTCTAATTGTAGAAAAAGGAATGCCAGGATTTGTAATTGGAGCAAAAGAAGATAAATTAGGCATTAGAGCATCAGATACACATACATTATTGTTTAATGATGTAAAAGTTCCAAAAGAAAATAGAATAGGTGAAGATGGATTTGGATTCAAATTCGCCATGAAAACATTAGAAGGCGGAAGAATTGGTATTGCAGCACAAGCATTAGGTATTGCAGCAGGTGCCTACGAATTAGCATTAGAATATGCAAAGGTAAGAAAAGCATTTGGTACAGAAATCATAAACCATCAAGCAGTAGCTTTTAAGTTGGCAGATATGGCTACAGAAATCGAGGCTGCAAGATTGTTGGTATACAAAGCTGCATGGCTTAAAGATACAGGACAAGATTATGCAACTGCATCTGCAATGGCAAAATATTTTGCATCTGAAGTGGCAATGAAAACAGCAGTAGAAGCAGTGCAAATACATGGTGGCTATGGCTATGTAAAAGAATACCATGTTGAAAGATTAATGCGTGATGCTAAGATTACTCAGATCTATGAAGGTACCACAGAAGTACAAAAAATTGTTATTTCTCGTGCAATATTATCAGGCAGATAA
- a CDS encoding flippase-like domain-containing protein, translating into MKNLKSIIKVLLSLGLGVGIIIWFWSSMSENDKAQTIDAFKRANYFWVLLAPFIGFLANFLRTQRWILLLRPLNYNPSYANTFYSVMLMYFFNLFVPRLGEIMRCTILAKYEDVPVEKSLGTMVTERIVDVLCLGVVFLLVILFLGKENYDILRASFNEATAGFGDNIIFTIVKYAIPILLIVAAILFSWYYIRKNGMDKLQILIRSKIKSLLSSVFSIKDIKEKPQFVLLTVAMWIAYLLMFYVNYMALPETKSLPFFSALVCLLFGSFAVILTPGGIGVYPIVIQLVLVTFKVNPSIALALGMLSWSVQTLGVLVGGMLSLALINLANKKKKVDIGA; encoded by the coding sequence TTGAAAAACCTAAAATCTATTATAAAAGTATTACTATCACTTGGATTAGGTGTAGGAATTATTATTTGGTTTTGGAGTTCAATGTCAGAAAATGATAAAGCACAAACAATAGATGCATTCAAAAGAGCAAACTATTTTTGGGTATTATTAGCACCATTTATTGGCTTCTTAGCAAATTTTCTTAGAACACAACGTTGGATACTATTGCTGCGGCCATTAAATTACAATCCATCATATGCTAATACATTTTATTCAGTCATGTTAATGTATTTCTTCAATCTATTTGTACCAAGATTAGGTGAAATTATGCGATGTACCATCTTAGCAAAATACGAAGATGTGCCAGTAGAAAAATCATTAGGTACAATGGTAACAGAAAGAATCGTAGATGTATTATGTTTAGGTGTGGTGTTCTTATTAGTTATCTTATTTTTGGGTAAAGAAAATTACGATATTCTAAGAGCAAGTTTCAATGAGGCAACAGCAGGTTTCGGCGATAATATTATTTTCACTATCGTGAAATATGCAATACCAATTTTATTGATCGTAGCAGCGATTCTATTTTCATGGTATTATATCAGAAAGAATGGAATGGATAAACTACAAATACTCATCAGAAGTAAAATAAAATCACTATTAAGTTCTGTTTTTTCTATAAAAGATATAAAAGAAAAGCCACAATTTGTATTGCTTACTGTTGCTATGTGGATAGCCTATTTGTTAATGTTTTATGTCAATTACATGGCATTGCCAGAAACAAAAAGTCTACCATTTTTCTCAGCATTAGTATGCTTGTTATTTGGCTCTTTCGCAGTTATACTTACACCAGGTGGTATTGGCGTATACCCAATAGTTATTCAATTAGTTTTAGTTACATTCAAAGTAAATCCAAGTATTGCGTTAGCATTAGGCATGTTGTCATGGTCAGTACAAACATTAGGCGTACTAGTAGGTGGCATGTTATCATTAGCATTGATTAACTTAGCAAACAAAAAGAAAAAAGTTGATATTGGTGCATAA
- a CDS encoding aspartate 1-decarboxylase, whose amino-acid sequence MLLNIFRAKIHRAIVTQADLNYKGSITIDEALLDASGMIENERVQIVNVDNGERFETFIIKGERGSGVVCLNGPAARRVQVGDKLIIIAYALMTPEEAKTHTPSAVFVNENNQIIK is encoded by the coding sequence ATGTTATTAAATATTTTTAGAGCCAAAATACATCGTGCTATCGTTACACAAGCAGACTTAAACTACAAAGGTAGTATCACTATTGATGAAGCATTGCTAGACGCATCAGGTATGATAGAAAACGAACGCGTACAGATTGTGAATGTAGACAATGGAGAGCGTTTTGAAACTTTTATTATAAAAGGCGAAAGAGGTTCTGGTGTGGTTTGTTTAAATGGTCCAGCAGCACGTAGAGTACAAGTTGGCGACAAACTCATCATTATTGCATATGCATTGATGACACCAGAAGAAGCCAAAACACATACACCAAGTGCCGTTTTTGTGAATGAAAACAATCAGATTATAAAATAA
- a CDS encoding metallophosphoesterase, whose protein sequence is MRFSPFLIITIIVFFVDAYILYHLKQHIVDQSEYKRKVIFGYIVISSITYIAIASMFFLGNKNWIGWSKNILLGTAQAIFIAKLFMVPFLFLADIIHLFSWLLYKNNAETPSIQNGMSRLTFFYKAALLVGGTTFAGFLYGVYKGAYNIKTNYIKIKKNNLPQIFKQLKIVQISDLHVGSFPNAKHLENMVNKINQEEADFVFFTGDLVNMKADEVEPYLEVLSKIKVKKQVYSILGNHDYGTYHEWNSKQEERENLVSLINFQKQLGWKILMDEHEIINYGAHNLAIIGIQYWGHSLRFGKIGNLNKAYQGAEHADLQLLLSHDPSHFDYEVSKDEKYKNIDATFAGHTHGFQFGVEIPKLNFQWSPSQYVYPHWGGLYQNKNQYLYVNRGMGYIGYPGRLGIPPEISVFSFE, encoded by the coding sequence ATGAGATTTAGTCCATTTTTAATTATTACCATCATTGTATTTTTTGTTGATGCATATATATTATACCATCTTAAGCAACATATTGTAGACCAATCTGAGTATAAAAGGAAAGTAATTTTTGGATATATAGTAATAAGCAGTATTACATACATAGCTATAGCTTCAATGTTTTTTCTTGGAAATAAAAACTGGATAGGTTGGAGCAAAAATATACTATTAGGTACAGCACAAGCAATATTTATTGCCAAACTTTTTATGGTACCATTCCTTTTCTTGGCAGATATTATACATCTATTCAGCTGGCTATTATATAAAAATAATGCAGAAACTCCATCTATCCAAAATGGTATGAGCAGACTTACATTTTTCTATAAAGCAGCACTTTTGGTAGGCGGTACTACCTTTGCAGGATTTTTGTATGGAGTGTACAAAGGTGCGTACAATATAAAAACAAACTACATTAAGATTAAAAAAAATAACCTACCTCAAATATTCAAACAACTAAAAATTGTCCAAATATCAGATTTGCATGTTGGCAGTTTTCCCAATGCTAAGCATTTAGAAAATATGGTGAATAAAATCAATCAAGAAGAAGCAGACTTTGTTTTCTTTACAGGTGATTTAGTGAATATGAAAGCCGATGAAGTAGAACCTTATTTAGAAGTATTATCAAAAATAAAAGTAAAGAAACAAGTATATTCAATTCTTGGCAATCATGATTATGGAACATATCATGAATGGAATTCTAAACAAGAAGAAAGAGAAAATTTAGTATCACTCATTAATTTTCAAAAACAGCTTGGTTGGAAAATTTTAATGGATGAACATGAAATTATAAATTATGGTGCGCACAATTTAGCAATCATAGGCATACAATATTGGGGACATTCGTTAAGATTTGGAAAAATAGGCAACTTAAACAAAGCATACCAAGGCGCAGAGCATGCAGACTTACAATTGCTACTTAGCCACGATCCATCTCATTTTGACTATGAAGTAAGTAAAGATGAAAAATATAAAAATATAGATGCAACATTTGCAGGACATACACATGGCTTTCAATTTGGTGTAGAAATACCTAAATTAAATTTCCAATGGTCACCATCACAATATGTGTATCCACATTGGGGCGGATTATATCAAAACAAAAACCAATATTTGTATGTTAATAGAGGAATGGGTTATATTGGCTATCCTGGGCGTTTAGGCATTCCACCAGAAATTAGCGTATTTTCTTTTGAATAA
- a CDS encoding c-type cytochrome — translation MSFSFFDSKEEFLQTESKQYIIRQSKTLQNELNNLLFIINKQDSIIVEKQQIVNQFKLTRTQYKKIEFIADYIAEEVFKIPIILDEKRQFSMEEFSISTLIEIEALLAEDTINKDELKLLIKKFQNQNLQFYQYLIDETITNTTLFEAIKYNFIRIETLNITDFDCETTLNSTQDIIANLQSIDTIFSLIKAKQDIAIQQKITTIQTKINNAIAYLSIVDFNTINRLQFTKQHLHTIYKDITNLYKILDVKYLEDIYKIKRVVQLKADNIYQQDFINTTFYSDDKYRNITTTEIELGKKLFFDKNLSNNREMSCASCHQPNKFFTDGLTTAITNQAGDFQKRNTPTLLNSALQNNFFHDMRAKSFEQQVAHVVNNVEEFNISYDTIISRLNSNKNYVTDFKSIYNYEQAINAATINAAIAAFQHSLISLNSEFDKFMRGEKKKLPKNIENGYNLFMGKAKCGTCHFAPTFYGNVPPFFGEMESEVLSIPIVWDTLNYIVDTDLGRYKFLKFDLFRNSFKTPTLRNIAHTAPYMHNGSFSSLEDVLDFYNRGGASAFGKMLPNQTMADKKLNLSNKEINDIISFMHTLTDSTHIHIKQ, via the coding sequence ATGTCGTTTTCTTTTTTTGATAGCAAGGAGGAATTTCTACAAACAGAATCTAAACAATATATTATTCGTCAATCAAAAACATTGCAAAATGAATTAAATAATTTATTATTTATTATTAACAAACAAGATTCTATTATTGTAGAAAAACAGCAAATTGTAAATCAATTTAAGTTAACTCGTACACAGTATAAAAAGATTGAATTTATTGCTGATTATATTGCTGAAGAAGTTTTTAAAATTCCAATTATTTTAGATGAAAAACGACAATTTTCGATGGAAGAATTTTCAATTTCTACACTCATAGAAATCGAAGCGCTTTTAGCTGAAGATACAATCAATAAAGATGAATTGAAATTGTTAATTAAAAAATTTCAAAATCAGAACCTGCAATTCTATCAATACTTAATAGATGAGACAATAACAAACACTACTCTTTTTGAAGCCATAAAATATAATTTTATTAGAATTGAAACATTGAATATTACTGACTTTGATTGTGAAACGACTTTAAACTCAACACAAGATATTATTGCAAATCTTCAGTCTATTGATACAATATTTAGTTTAATAAAAGCAAAACAAGATATTGCTATACAACAAAAAATTACGACCATACAAACTAAGATAAATAATGCAATCGCTTATTTATCTATAGTAGATTTTAATACCATAAATAGATTACAATTTACTAAACAACACTTGCATACTATATACAAAGACATCACTAACCTATATAAAATTTTGGATGTAAAATATTTGGAAGACATCTATAAAATAAAAAGAGTAGTACAACTTAAAGCTGATAATATTTACCAGCAAGACTTTATTAATACTACATTCTATAGTGATGATAAGTATAGAAATATAACTACAACAGAGATAGAATTGGGTAAAAAACTATTCTTCGATAAGAATCTTTCCAACAATAGAGAAATGAGCTGTGCAAGCTGTCATCAACCTAATAAATTTTTTACTGATGGTTTAACAACAGCAATAACAAACCAAGCTGGTGATTTTCAAAAAAGAAATACACCAACATTACTTAACAGTGCGTTGCAAAATAATTTTTTCCATGATATGCGTGCCAAAAGTTTTGAGCAACAAGTGGCGCATGTTGTAAACAATGTAGAAGAATTCAACATTAGTTATGACACCATCATCTCAAGACTAAATAGCAATAAAAATTATGTGACTGATTTTAAATCTATTTATAACTATGAGCAAGCAATTAATGCAGCAACTATCAATGCAGCAATTGCAGCATTTCAACACAGCTTAATTTCTTTAAATTCTGAGTTTGACAAATTCATGCGTGGTGAAAAAAAGAAGCTACCAAAAAATATAGAAAATGGATATAACTTATTTATGGGAAAAGCAAAATGTGGTACATGTCATTTTGCACCTACTTTTTATGGTAATGTACCACCATTTTTTGGAGAAATGGAATCTGAAGTACTAAGCATTCCAATAGTTTGGGACACACTCAACTATATTGTAGATACAGATTTGGGTAGGTACAAATTTTTAAAATTTGATTTATTTAGAAACTCATTTAAAACACCAACACTTAGAAATATTGCACATACAGCACCTTATATGCATAATGGAAGTTTTTCTTCATTAGAAGATGTATTAGATTTTTATAATCGTGGTGGTGCTTCAGCATTTGGAAAAATGTTGCCTAACCAAACAATGGCAGATAAAAAATTAAACTTATCGAACAAAGAAATAAATGACATCATCTCGTTTATGCATACTTTAACAGATAGTACGCACATTCACATCAAACAATAG
- the mqnB gene encoding futalosine hydrolase has protein sequence MKITIVAATKMELQPLLDVYQAKEANFIGLYTNNDESLHFLVTGMGMMQTAAHLMWYANRYERDFYFDIGVAGAFNRTIQLCEVLKITSETYGDFGVENDDMFEDFFEMGFLEKSTSVFEYGLVKPIEHIISKNINLKHASSITVNKVHGNEKTITQIVQKYNADIENMEGLAFYYVMHLMQKPSIEIRSISNYVEKRNKGNWKLKDAIENLNTEMIEILNGIN, from the coding sequence ATGAAAATTACAATTGTAGCAGCTACTAAAATGGAACTTCAACCACTTTTGGATGTTTATCAGGCAAAAGAAGCAAATTTTATTGGTTTGTACACAAATAATGATGAAAGTCTTCATTTTTTGGTTACAGGAATGGGTATGATGCAAACTGCTGCACATTTGATGTGGTATGCAAATCGATATGAAAGAGATTTTTATTTTGATATTGGTGTGGCTGGAGCATTTAATAGAACAATACAACTTTGTGAAGTGTTGAAAATAACATCAGAAACTTATGGCGATTTTGGTGTAGAAAATGATGATATGTTTGAGGATTTTTTTGAAATGGGTTTTTTAGAAAAATCTACTTCTGTATTTGAGTATGGTTTGGTTAAACCTATTGAGCATATCATTAGCAAGAATATTAATTTAAAACATGCAAGTTCTATAACAGTGAATAAGGTACATGGCAACGAAAAAACTATAACACAAATAGTACAAAAATATAATGCTGATATTGAAAATATGGAAGGTTTGGCTTTCTATTATGTAATGCACTTAATGCAAAAACCAAGCATAGAAATTAGGTCTATTTCCAATTATGTAGAGAAAAGAAATAAAGGAAATTGGAAACTCAAAGATGCTATTGAAAACTTAAATACAGAAATGATAGAAATTTTAAATGGTATCAATTAA
- a CDS encoding 6-carboxytetrahydropterin synthase, which produces MVYLTRRETFNAAHKLYNPNWSEEKNIEVFGKCSNKNWHGHNYELLVTVKGTPNPDTGFIMNVKELSQIIREHVCERFDHKNLNLDIQDIIPPHLMPSTENLAIIIWNILQPLIKDATLHCIKLTETENIFVEYYGEQN; this is translated from the coding sequence GTGGTATACCTTACAAGAAGAGAAACGTTTAATGCTGCGCATAAATTATACAATCCAAATTGGAGTGAAGAGAAGAATATTGAAGTGTTTGGAAAATGTTCAAACAAAAATTGGCATGGTCATAATTATGAATTATTAGTTACTGTAAAAGGAACTCCAAATCCAGACACAGGCTTTATCATGAATGTAAAAGAACTCAGTCAGATTATCAGAGAACATGTTTGCGAAAGATTTGACCACAAAAACTTAAATTTAGATATTCAAGATATTATTCCACCACATCTAATGCCATCAACAGAAAATTTGGCAATCATCATATGGAATATTTTACAACCATTAATTAAAGACGCTACACTGCATTGCATTAAACTTACTGAAACAGAAAATATATTTGTAGAATACTACGGCGAACAAAACTAA
- a CDS encoding GNAT family N-acetyltransferase, translating into MHFILKSFNELNVHQLYAILQLREEVFNIEQNCIYKDIDNKDKKSWHLMGFVDEQLIAYARLLPEEISFPNCCSIGRVVTSPAYRKSNYGFLLMQEAMLKLDILFPKTDVKISAQSYLINFYQKFGFVVNSEEYMEDNLPHTEMIKIVAKQ; encoded by the coding sequence ATGCATTTTATCCTAAAATCTTTCAACGAACTCAATGTTCATCAATTATATGCCATTTTACAATTGCGTGAAGAAGTATTTAATATAGAACAAAATTGTATTTATAAAGACATAGACAACAAAGACAAAAAATCGTGGCATTTGATGGGCTTTGTAGACGAACAATTAATTGCATATGCAAGACTATTGCCAGAAGAAATTTCTTTCCCAAATTGTTGTTCAATAGGTAGAGTAGTTACCTCACCAGCTTATAGAAAAAGTAATTATGGATTTTTGTTGATGCAAGAAGCCATGCTCAAATTAGACATATTATTCCCAAAAACTGATGTAAAAATTAGTGCTCAAAGCTATTTAATTAATTTTTACCAAAAATTTGGCTTTGTTGTAAATAGCGAAGAATATATGGAAGACAATCTGCCACATACAGAGATGATAAAAATTGTGGCAAAACAATAA
- a CDS encoding VOC family protein: protein MAVINPHINFNGNAEEAFTFYKSAFGGEFTKIIRFKDFVNPEFPIPESEENKIMHIALPIGEKNMLIGNDVPDFLGKVNEREHRSKISVSAESKEEADNLFSMLSAGGEIEVPMADSLEDSYFGMFRDKYGIEWIIDYNPKEL from the coding sequence ATGGCAGTCATCAATCCACATATCAACTTTAATGGTAATGCAGAAGAAGCATTTACATTTTATAAGTCAGCTTTTGGTGGTGAGTTTACAAAAATTATTCGCTTCAAAGATTTTGTAAACCCAGAATTTCCAATACCTGAATCAGAAGAAAATAAAATCATGCATATTGCTTTACCAATTGGAGAAAAAAATATGTTAATAGGAAATGATGTTCCAGATTTTCTTGGAAAAGTAAACGAACGTGAGCATAGAAGTAAAATTTCAGTTAGCGCAGAAAGTAAGGAAGAAGCAGATAATTTATTCAGTATGCTTTCGGCAGGTGGAGAAATAGAAGTACCTATGGCTGATAGTCTTGAGGATTCATATTTTGGTATGTTTAGAGACAAATATGGCATTGAATGGATAATAGACTATAATCCAAAAGAGTTGTAA
- a CDS encoding helix-turn-helix transcriptional regulator, whose amino-acid sequence MKLYIKNMVCSRCKMVVKSELEKLGLHPISVDLGEVDIQENNINHIKDDLSHQLRTLGFSLIDDKKSKTIEKIKNLIIDLVQNKNNQININLSDYLAQQLTQDYSTLSNLFSEVEGITIEKYFINQKIEKVKELLMYDEMTLNEIAFLLNYSSVAHLSNQFKKVTGFSPSYFKQLKDKKRKQIEDL is encoded by the coding sequence ATGAAACTCTATATCAAAAATATGGTTTGTAGCCGTTGCAAAATGGTCGTAAAATCTGAATTGGAAAAATTGGGACTTCATCCAATTTCTGTGGACTTGGGCGAAGTAGACATACAAGAAAATAATATTAACCATATCAAAGATGACTTATCGCATCAACTTCGAACTTTAGGTTTTAGCTTAATTGATGACAAAAAAAGCAAAACAATTGAAAAGATAAAGAATCTAATCATTGATTTGGTACAAAACAAAAACAATCAGATTAACATCAATTTGTCTGACTATTTAGCACAGCAATTAACTCAAGATTATAGTACATTAAGCAATTTGTTCTCTGAAGTAGAAGGCATTACCATAGAAAAATATTTCATCAACCAAAAAATCGAAAAAGTAAAAGAACTTTTAATGTATGATGAAATGACCTTAAACGAAATTGCCTTTTTGTTGAATTATAGTAGTGTAGCACATCTAAGTAATCAATTCAAAAAAGTTACAGGTTTTTCGCCAAGTTACTTTAAACAACTCAAAGACAAAAAACGAAAACAAATTGAGGATTTGTAA
- the recR gene encoding recombination protein RecR: protein MIFPSKLIEDGVAEFSKLPGIGKKTALRLVMHLLQSEQQTTTKFTETLQRMRQEIKHCTICHNVADDAVCSICNSPYRDKSTVCIVENFRDILAIEQTQQFNGVYHVLEGLISPLDGIGPDQLNIDSLENRIKSGNISELIMALNPTIDGDTTIFYLSKKFKDYPIKITTISRGIAFGGELEYVDEITLARSIQARLPYENYLKN, encoded by the coding sequence ATGATATTTCCTTCTAAATTGATAGAAGATGGTGTAGCTGAATTTTCTAAACTACCTGGCATCGGAAAAAAAACAGCCTTGCGTTTGGTTATGCATCTACTTCAATCGGAACAGCAAACAACCACCAAATTTACTGAAACGCTACAACGTATGCGCCAAGAAATAAAGCACTGCACCATATGCCACAATGTTGCTGATGATGCCGTTTGCAGTATTTGCAACAGTCCGTACAGAGACAAAAGCACAGTATGTATTGTAGAAAATTTTAGAGACATCTTAGCCATTGAGCAAACGCAACAATTTAATGGTGTATACCATGTATTGGAAGGACTTATTTCGCCTTTAGATGGCATTGGTCCAGACCAATTAAATATAGATTCTTTGGAAAATAGAATTAAGTCTGGCAATATTTCAGAATTAATCATGGCATTAAATCCTACTATTGATGGCGATACAACTATCTTTTATCTATCCAAAAAATTTAAAGATTATCCAATTAAAATAACTACTATATCTCGTGGTATTGCTTTTGGTGGCGAATTGGAATATGTTGATGAAATTACCTTGGCTAGAAGTATACAAGCTAGATTGCCTTATGAAAATTATCTAAAAAATTAA